In a genomic window of Candidatus Palauibacter polyketidifaciens:
- the trxB gene encoding thioredoxin-disulfide reductase: MSTENVVIIGSGPAAWTAAIYAARANLNPLVFEGAGSRTMIPGGQLMFTTDVENYPGFPEGVSGIDMMLDFKKQALRFDTRVFTEDIVEVDFSSRPFRLRSSGKQEVLAETVIVATGANARWLGVPGEERLAQSGGGVSACAVCDGALPVFRDQVLAVVGGGDSAMEEALYLTKFASEVLLIHRRDELRASQIMQERALASDKIRFLWNRTVEEVFGDDAITGLRLRDTVTGEASEVEVGGMFVAIGHIPNTAFLQGQVDLKENGYVDMPTPWRTDTNVPGVFAAGDVMDDYYRQAVSAAGTGCMAALDAERFLAHNGAAG; the protein is encoded by the coding sequence ATGAGTACAGAAAACGTTGTCATCATCGGCTCGGGCCCCGCCGCCTGGACGGCGGCAATTTATGCGGCCCGGGCGAACCTGAATCCGCTCGTGTTCGAAGGTGCGGGGAGCCGCACGATGATCCCGGGTGGGCAGCTTATGTTCACAACTGATGTGGAGAACTATCCCGGTTTCCCCGAAGGGGTTAGCGGCATCGACATGATGTTGGACTTCAAGAAGCAGGCGCTACGTTTCGACACGCGCGTGTTCACCGAGGACATCGTGGAGGTCGACTTCTCGAGCCGACCCTTCCGCCTGCGCTCGTCCGGGAAGCAGGAGGTGCTCGCGGAGACCGTGATCGTGGCCACGGGTGCCAACGCGCGCTGGCTCGGCGTGCCGGGCGAGGAGCGGCTCGCGCAGAGCGGCGGCGGGGTGTCCGCGTGCGCGGTGTGCGACGGCGCCCTGCCCGTCTTCCGGGACCAGGTCCTCGCCGTCGTGGGAGGCGGCGACAGCGCGATGGAGGAGGCGCTCTACCTCACGAAGTTCGCGAGCGAGGTGCTGCTCATCCACCGGCGCGACGAACTGCGGGCGTCGCAGATCATGCAGGAGCGGGCCCTCGCCAGCGACAAGATCCGCTTTCTCTGGAACCGGACTGTGGAGGAGGTGTTCGGGGACGACGCGATCACCGGCCTCCGCCTTCGCGACACGGTGACGGGCGAGGCGTCGGAGGTCGAGGTGGGCGGGATGTTCGTGGCCATCGGCCACATCCCCAACACGGCGTTCCTGCAGGGCCAGGTCGACCTCAAGGAGAACGGCTACGTCGACATGCCCACGCCGTGGCGCACGGACACGAACGTGCCCGGAGTGTTCGCGGCCGGCGACGTCATGGACGACTACTACCGGCAGGCCGTCTCGGCGGCGGGCACCGGCTGCATGGCCGCCCTCGACGCCGAACGCTTCCTCGCCCACAACGGCGCCGCCGGCTGA
- a CDS encoding solute:sodium symporter family transporter, whose translation MNFRPLDVAAFAGFLLLVVGVSLYASRGRRDAAGYFLAGRNLPWWLIGFSLIASNISTEHFVGMAGRGYDIGLAIASYEWMAAVTLVLVGLFFLPRFLAAGIYTIPEYLEFRYDVRTRTLMAAFILAAYVLVALATVLYSGALALESIFGLDTGTGTWLIGVLAGGYTIYGGLKAVVWSDLLQGVALLLGGVLVTVLGFRAMGGIGPFLEAADGKLHTVLPWNHPEMPWVAVFIGGLWIPNIFYWGLNQFITQRTLAARSLADGQRGLFLAGFIKLFIPFIIIFPGIMAAELFADQVTNPDQAYPVMMRELLPAGLTGLMFAALFGAVMSSLDSMLNSAATIFSVDLYKRHLRPEASSRRLMVVGRVTTGVLVVVACLWAPVVARAPSVFEYIQMFWGFISPGIVAAFLFGIFAPRTPPAAAFGGMLLGIPVYGLLLWLLPEVAFLHHMAITFLAIGAYIVLVTRARPLDAPRRLPRAADGVDLTPAPRAGLWAGGVIAGAAVLYIIFW comes from the coding sequence GTGAACTTTCGGCCGCTCGACGTTGCGGCGTTCGCGGGCTTTCTGTTGCTGGTCGTGGGGGTGTCGCTGTATGCCTCGCGGGGGCGGCGGGACGCGGCCGGGTACTTCCTCGCCGGGCGCAACCTGCCGTGGTGGCTGATCGGCTTCTCGCTCATCGCCTCGAACATTTCCACCGAGCATTTCGTGGGGATGGCGGGGCGGGGCTACGACATCGGGCTTGCGATCGCGAGCTACGAGTGGATGGCGGCCGTCACCCTCGTCCTCGTCGGACTCTTCTTCCTGCCCCGGTTCCTCGCGGCGGGGATCTACACCATCCCGGAATATCTCGAGTTCCGGTACGACGTGCGTACGCGCACGCTGATGGCGGCGTTCATCCTCGCGGCGTACGTGCTCGTGGCCCTCGCGACCGTGCTGTACTCGGGCGCGCTCGCCCTGGAGTCGATCTTCGGCCTCGACACGGGGACCGGCACCTGGCTCATCGGCGTGCTCGCGGGCGGGTACACGATCTACGGGGGACTGAAAGCGGTCGTGTGGTCCGACCTCCTCCAGGGCGTGGCGCTCCTCCTCGGCGGCGTGCTCGTGACCGTGCTGGGGTTCCGGGCCATGGGCGGCATCGGCCCCTTCCTCGAGGCGGCGGACGGAAAGCTCCACACCGTCCTCCCGTGGAACCACCCGGAGATGCCTTGGGTCGCCGTCTTCATCGGCGGCCTGTGGATCCCCAACATCTTCTACTGGGGACTGAACCAGTTCATCACGCAGCGCACGCTGGCGGCGCGCAGCCTGGCGGACGGGCAGCGGGGGCTCTTCCTGGCGGGCTTCATCAAGCTGTTCATCCCGTTCATCATCATCTTTCCCGGGATCATGGCGGCGGAGCTGTTCGCGGATCAGGTGACGAACCCGGACCAGGCCTATCCCGTGATGATGCGGGAACTCCTCCCCGCCGGGCTGACGGGCCTCATGTTCGCGGCGCTGTTCGGGGCCGTGATGAGTTCGCTCGACTCGATGCTGAACTCGGCGGCGACGATCTTCAGCGTGGACCTCTACAAGCGGCACCTGCGGCCCGAGGCGTCATCGCGGCGCCTCATGGTGGTGGGACGGGTGACGACGGGGGTGCTCGTCGTGGTGGCGTGCCTGTGGGCGCCGGTCGTGGCCCGCGCGCCGAGCGTGTTCGAGTACATCCAGATGTTCTGGGGGTTCATCTCACCGGGGATCGTGGCCGCGTTCCTGTTCGGCATCTTCGCGCCGCGCACGCCGCCCGCCGCGGCCTTCGGCGGCATGTTGCTCGGGATCCCCGTCTACGGCCTCCTCCTGTGGCTGCTGCCGGAGGTCGCGTTCCTCCACCACATGGCGATCACCTTCCTCGCGATCGGCGCCTACATCGTCCTCGTGACGCGCGCGCGCCCGCTCGATGCCCCGCGCCGGCTGCCCCGGGCCGCGGACGGAGTGGATCTGACGCCCGCTCCCCGCGCAGGACTCTGGGCCGGAGGCGTTATCGCGGGCGCCGCCGTCCTCTACATCATCTTCTGGTAA
- a CDS encoding OsmC family protein codes for MLGTLNGALEVRGIRLAPDDIAAEVEGINRLRDRMPTLEEIIVHYRLRIPAEARETVERALASHGAKCPTARSLEGAIKVTWTADIEEIPASS; via the coding sequence ATGCTGGGCACGCTCAACGGCGCACTGGAAGTGCGCGGCATCCGCCTGGCCCCCGACGACATCGCCGCCGAAGTGGAGGGGATCAACCGCCTCCGCGACCGCATGCCCACGCTGGAGGAGATCATCGTCCACTACCGGCTCCGAATCCCCGCCGAGGCCCGGGAGACGGTGGAGCGCGCGCTCGCCAGCCACGGCGCGAAGTGCCCCACCGCCCGCTCGCTCGAGGGCGCGATCAAGGTGACCTGGACCGCCGACATCGAAGAGATCCCTGCTTCATCATGA
- a CDS encoding DUF885 domain-containing protein codes for MTSTRDRNRLPGGAAGRIVAVILLAGGIAACGRGSAETADTAPPSDLSALSDRFWDAYLSWNPLQATYLGEHRLSDRVRDISPSGRNNRRREVRALTDALAAIDRPSLPPEERLTFLALDHQLSAEVAEQTCDLEVWVVDHREGFQLDFLNIVGAQPLETPVDGERMIRRWNAFADYIDDYISNLRTGLETGRVAARPSVNRTIVQLEALLERPVEEWPIYAPAGTRLDAWPEGTRHDFRAGIREAASERIQPAYVRLRDFLRDELYPHSRTGAEVGLSSLPGGSDCYEAMIRTFTTLELTPAEIHARGLAELERVHEELRTLGREALGAADLKELQQRLRSDPEMYFRWPGEIVQQAEEAYARAALIMPDWFGTPPRTEMVIRPIPLYEAPQSQLAYYREPAPDGSRPGTYYVNTYRPEIRPRYQADVLSFHEAIPGHHLQTAIAQEVEGLPEFRKHLGSVAFVEGWGLYAERLADEMGLYVDDLSRIGLASYDAWRASRLVVDTGIHAFGWTREEAIDFVRENTLLAEVNIENEVDRYITSPAQALTYKLGQLEISRLRREAEARLGEAFSIAEFHDRVLENGALSLPALGDAIESWLEETAS; via the coding sequence ATGACGTCAACCCGCGACAGGAACCGCCTTCCGGGAGGAGCGGCGGGCCGCATCGTGGCCGTGATCCTCCTGGCAGGCGGGATCGCGGCCTGCGGGCGGGGTTCGGCCGAGACGGCGGACACGGCCCCGCCCAGCGACCTCTCGGCGCTCAGCGACCGCTTCTGGGACGCCTACCTCTCCTGGAACCCGCTGCAGGCAACCTACCTGGGAGAACACCGCCTCAGCGACCGCGTTCGCGACATCTCGCCGTCGGGCCGCAACAATCGCCGCCGCGAGGTTCGTGCCCTCACGGATGCCCTCGCAGCCATCGACCGTCCGTCGCTGCCCCCCGAGGAGCGGCTGACATTTCTCGCACTTGACCATCAGCTCTCGGCGGAAGTTGCCGAGCAGACGTGCGACCTGGAGGTGTGGGTGGTGGACCACCGCGAGGGGTTCCAGCTCGACTTCCTCAACATCGTGGGCGCCCAGCCGCTCGAAACGCCGGTCGACGGCGAGCGCATGATCCGGCGCTGGAATGCGTTCGCGGACTATATCGACGACTACATCTCGAACCTCCGCACCGGTCTCGAGACGGGACGGGTCGCGGCACGCCCGTCGGTGAACCGCACGATCGTACAGCTCGAAGCCCTCCTCGAACGACCCGTGGAGGAATGGCCCATTTACGCCCCGGCGGGGACGCGGCTCGATGCATGGCCCGAGGGAACGCGCCACGACTTCCGGGCCGGGATCCGCGAGGCCGCCTCCGAGCGCATTCAGCCGGCGTATGTGAGACTCCGTGACTTCCTGCGCGACGAACTCTATCCACACTCGCGCACGGGCGCGGAGGTCGGACTCTCCAGCCTGCCGGGCGGCAGCGACTGCTACGAGGCGATGATCCGCACCTTCACGACGCTCGAACTGACGCCGGCGGAGATCCACGCGCGCGGCCTGGCGGAGCTGGAGAGGGTCCACGAGGAGCTGCGGACCCTTGGGCGGGAAGCTCTCGGCGCGGCCGATCTGAAAGAGCTTCAGCAGCGGCTGCGGTCGGACCCGGAGATGTACTTCCGCTGGCCGGGCGAGATCGTGCAGCAGGCGGAGGAGGCCTACGCGCGGGCGGCCCTCATCATGCCCGACTGGTTCGGCACGCCGCCCCGGACGGAGATGGTGATCCGTCCGATCCCGCTGTACGAAGCGCCGCAGAGCCAGCTCGCATACTACCGCGAGCCCGCGCCGGATGGGTCGCGTCCCGGCACGTACTACGTGAACACGTACCGGCCCGAGATCCGGCCCAGGTATCAGGCCGACGTCCTGAGCTTTCACGAGGCGATTCCGGGGCACCACCTCCAGACCGCGATCGCCCAGGAGGTCGAGGGTCTGCCCGAGTTCCGAAAGCACCTCGGATCGGTCGCCTTCGTCGAGGGATGGGGGCTGTACGCGGAGCGGCTCGCCGATGAAATGGGTCTCTACGTGGACGACCTGAGCCGCATCGGCCTCGCCTCGTACGATGCCTGGCGGGCCAGCCGGCTCGTCGTCGACACCGGCATCCACGCCTTCGGCTGGACGCGGGAGGAGGCGATCGACTTCGTCCGCGAGAACACGCTGCTCGCCGAAGTGAACATCGAGAACGAGGTGGACCGTTACATCACTTCGCCCGCCCAGGCGCTCACCTACAAGCTGGGGCAGCTCGAGATCTCGCGGCTGCGCCGGGAGGCTGAGGCCAGGCTCGGGGAGGCATTCTCCATCGCGGAGTTCCACGACCGGGTGCTGGAGAACGGCGCGCTGAGCCTCCCCGCACTCGGCGACGCGATCGAGAGCTGGCTTGAGGAGACCGCCAGCTAG
- a CDS encoding alpha/beta fold hydrolase, with the protein MSRPFLHQYTVAEAGSRRWLYVLHGIYGTGRNWASFARRLVARRPEWGAVLVDLRLHGHSPHFEPPHTLSACVQDVLELSESLERPVDAVLGHSFGGKAALMVAAAAAPGQTWVIDATPSRRSPGGGAARLLDVIRRHPGPFAKRLHAVSAVEAEGFASPVAHWLATNLVLVEAGYRWRLDPDAAEELLADYFRRDLWDVIETPVPPSEIHVVRAAQSDILSADDRARLRAATLNGRVHLHELAGGHWLHVDNPDGLPDLVAEHL; encoded by the coding sequence GTGTCTCGACCATTCCTGCATCAGTACACCGTCGCGGAGGCGGGTTCCCGGCGCTGGCTCTACGTGCTGCACGGCATCTACGGCACGGGCCGCAACTGGGCTTCATTCGCCCGCCGGCTCGTCGCCCGGCGCCCCGAGTGGGGAGCTGTGCTCGTGGACCTGCGGCTGCACGGGCACTCTCCGCACTTCGAGCCGCCGCACACGCTGTCCGCGTGCGTGCAGGACGTGCTCGAACTCTCGGAGTCGCTCGAGCGGCCCGTGGACGCGGTCCTCGGGCACTCCTTCGGCGGCAAGGCGGCGCTGATGGTGGCCGCAGCCGCGGCGCCGGGCCAGACATGGGTGATCGACGCGACCCCCTCCCGCCGCTCGCCCGGCGGCGGAGCCGCCCGGCTGCTGGACGTGATTCGCCGGCACCCGGGGCCCTTCGCGAAGCGACTTCACGCCGTGTCCGCGGTGGAGGCCGAGGGTTTCGCCTCGCCCGTCGCGCACTGGCTGGCGACGAACCTCGTCCTCGTCGAAGCCGGCTATCGGTGGCGCCTGGATCCCGACGCGGCCGAAGAACTGCTTGCCGACTACTTCAGGCGCGACCTCTGGGACGTCATCGAGACGCCCGTCCCCCCGTCGGAAATCCACGTCGTGCGAGCCGCCCAGTCGGACATCCTCTCGGCGGACGATCGCGCGCGATTGCGGGCGGCGACCCTCAATGGCCGGGTACACCTTCACGAACTCGCCGGCGGCCACTGGCTGCACGTGGACAACCCCGATGGCCTCCCGGACCTCGTCGCCGAGCATCTCTGA